DNA from Denticeps clupeoides chromosome 7, fDenClu1.1, whole genome shotgun sequence:
CTGGATACCAAAATGCAACGTCAGTACTTTATTGGTGTGCTGGACATTGCAGGGTTTGAGATCTTTGAGGTAACTTTTTTAAATTGGTGAACTCTGACAATATCATGTGAGTAAAAGTTGCTAAATGGGAcacacctgttttttttcatagtttAATAGCTTTGAGCAGCTTTGCATCAACTTCACCAATGAGAAACTGCAACAGTTTTTCAACCACCACATGTTCGTCCTGGAACAGGAAGAATATAAAAAAGAGGGAATAGACTGGGTCTTCATTGACTTTGGTCTTGACCTTCAGGCATGCATTGAGCTTCTGGAGAAGGTATGTCCACTCAAGTCCAAATGTTATGCATGGTACTTTTCAATTCCCCCCGCCCATCACATaccaaaataattataataattctcAATGCAGCCAATGGGAATATTCTCCATTCTGGAGGAACAGTGTGTATTCCCCAAGGCCACTGATGCCACCTTCAAAGCTGCCTTGTATGACAATCATTTGGGCAAGTCTGGCAACTTCCTCAAGCCCAAAGGAGGAAAGAAGGGTCCGGAAGCACACTTTGAACTGGTGCACTATGCTGGCACGGTAAATCTAAATGTTCAAACACTATTCAAGGTATTGCATGGCGTGTGCTTTTCTACGCTTTTGTAAGCAGACTAAGCTTCAACACTAGGTGGGATACAACATTGCGGGCTGGCTGGAGAAGAACAAGGACCCACTTAATGAGACAGTGGTGGGGCTGTTCCAGAAGTCCTCCATGCCTCTGCTGGCTACTCTCTTCAAAGAAGAGGAGGCTGCAGCAGGGtccaaaaagcagaaaaagggAGCTTCTTTCCAAACTGTCTCTGCTTTCTACAGGGTAAGAACACCCAAACGTGCGTCCATCTTGATTTcacatgtatatttttacatGAGTATAAAACTCAATCCTCATTGCACGTGCTACTACAGGAGCAGCTGAACAAACTGATGAGCACCTTACGAAGCACGGCTCCTCATTTTGTCCGCTGCATTGTGCCCAATGAGTTCAAACAGTCAGGTAAAGAAGACCAGTTTGTTCTGTACCCAACAACTTTTGAAGGATATATTACTTTCTGAGGCATGAGCTGAGCTACTCTTTTCCTCCAGGTGTTTGTGATAACTTCCTGATCCTTCATCAGCTGGCATGCAATGGTGTATTGGAAGGAATCCGTATTTGTAGGAAGGGCTTCCCCAACAGACTACAGTATCCAGAGTTTAAGCAAAGGTTGAACTCATTTTCTAATGACCGCTTTATTTCTTTCTAATTTGTCATATGAGTCAAATATCTTGGTCAATTTTTTTCAGATATTACATTCTGAACCCAAACATAATCCCAAAGGGATTTGTTGATAATAAAAAGGCATCCGAACTGATTCTTGGCTCTATTAGTTTGGACAATTCAGAGTACAGAATTGGACACACCAAGGTAAAATCCACCAAATACAGCAAATTTATGTGAAATTATAATATAACTttcattcatcctttccttttGATTAAATATTGCAGGTGTTCTTCCGTGCTGGAGTGCTGGCTAAGCTTGAGGACATGCGGGATGAACGTCTTGCAAAAATCATGACCATGCTGCAGGCTCGTCTCAGGGGATTCCTTATGAGAATTGAGTTCAAGAAAATGCTTGAGAGAAGGTGAGTGGATGCAAAGCTGAATCCCACCAgcacatgatttaaaaaaaatctgtacactggtttcatcatttatttcagaattGCTCTAATTGCAATCCAACGCAATGTGCGGAAATTCCTTCAGCTTCGATACTGGGGTTGGTGGAAACTCTATACAAAGGTCAGATGAAAAAACCTAACGATAATCCTAAACTAAAAATATTATCTTATACTGCTAAACCAATATCTGATTGGTTCTGTTCATTTCTTAGGTCAAGCCTTTGCTCCACGTGGCTCGACAGGAAGATGAGTTGAAAGCCAAAGAAGAAGAGTTGCGAGTTGCGCTCGAGAAGACAGGAGAGATGGTTGAGAAGCTCAAAGAGCTGGAAGCAAAATTGGCCACTTTGTCCCAAGAAAAGAATGACCTGGCTTTAGCACTTTCAGCTGTAAGCATTTGAAAATGACATCAGAGCAATTTAGAGGCTTAAGATCATGTAAACATAAATACTTTCTATGTTTTCACCATTTAGGAGCAAGACACCACTGCTGATGCCGAAGAACGCTGTGCGCAGCTAATGAAACAGAAGTTGTCCATGGAAGAGGAAATCCAGGATATGAAGGAGAggctggaggaagaggaaggctCCTCCAATCAACTTAGTGCACAGAAGCGAAAACTGGAGGCAGAGCTGATTGATCTCAAAAGGGATCTGGAGGGTCTGGAATCCACTTTGGCAAAGACTGAGAAGGAAAAACAGGTGAGAGCAAAGAATTTTATATATAGGGACTGTAATTGATGCATTATTGAATTTAACCCTTCTCTCAATGACAATTGCCTCACCTCTTAGGTTCTCGACAACCGAGTGCGGATTCTAAATGGAGATCTTAATCAAAGAGATGACACTATTGCTAAGATCAACAAGGAGAAAAAAGCTCTGGAGGAGCTTCAACAAGTAAACAGAACTCATTGGCCATTCCATATAGCTGCTGAATAATCCATGGGTTTTAATCCACAGTTTTATACATTAGACATCAAAGTATTGTCTTATGCAAATGTTTTtcataaatgaacataaatcaatgaaaaatatttcagaaaactCTGGATGATCTTCAAAATGAAGAGGATAAAGTGAATCACCTGACCAAGACCAACAGCAAACTCACCACTCAACTGAATGAGGTGAGCAAATGTTTTGATATGAACATTAGAAATGAACAAACACATTTCTTCgcttaattaataaataaatgaactttgatgaataaacaaatttgctttaaaataaataaatgcagctCTATTTTACTTTCTATGACCTATGAATTTTATCCTAGTCAGAGACAGGCCCTGCAAATAAATGTAGAGAGCAAGGTGCTTGCAGTGTGTCTGCAGACGAAGACATCTAAATGCACACAGTGCCATGTGACACGGTTCACAGTTTTTATTCATGTAGTCAGATGGCCAGACACTTCATGGCAAACTTTGCCCTGTTTGATTCACAATATGTCTTGTATGTCTTGTATGGTCACCAGATGGAGGATAACTGGGAACAGGAAAAGAAAATTCGTGCAGAGGTCGAGAAAGCCCGTCGCAAAGCAGAGGGGGATCTCAAAATGACCATTGAGAATCTCAACGAAATGGAGCGATCCAAGATCGACTTGGAGGAGGTTGTGAAAAAGTATGTATTGAAATTCTTTATACCATAAAACCCATTTGTTCTTCTCCAGAGGGTATACAATATCCCAATGATTCTAGGCGTGACCTGGAAATTAACCACATGAATGCTAAACTGGAAGACGAACAGTCTCTCAGCACCACTCTTCAAAGGAAACTCAAAGAGCACCAGGTAATGGAAAACTAAGAAAAAGGATActcaaaaatattattatttcatctcTTTCCTTCACTGACATGTCATCACTCTCAACCAGGCCCGCATTGAGGAGCTTGAAGAGGAGTTGGAAGCAGAGAGGGCAATAAGAGCCAAGGTGCTTTCCTAATATTCATCCCtaatgttcatttctgtttccATAATATTCTCAAACTGGTATTCTATGCTTGACATTCAGGTAGAGAAACAGAGAGCAGACCTGTCTCGTGATCTAGAGGACCTTGGTGACAGACTGGAGGAAGCTGGTGGAGCAACTGTAGCTCAGGCATgtcaatttaaaataattatcacTTATAAAAGGTCCCATTTATTTGGGCCGTTTGAGAGCATGTGGTTTTTTTTCAGATCGAGCAGAACAAGAAGCGTGAAGCCGAACTTCTAAAGTTGCGGAGGGAACTGGAAGAATCTGCCCTGCAGTCTGAAGCCACAGCTTCAGCTCTGCGCAAGAAGCATTCAGATTCCATGGCCGAGATGGCAGAACACATGGAGAATCTGCAGAGAGTCCGGATCAAACTGGAGAAGGACAAGCAGGTCATGAAAGCAGAAATTGATGACCTCAATGCCACAATTGAATCGGTCCAAAAGGCCAAGGTGAGAGGTCATTTCCAAGATGAACTGAGTCAAACTTAAAGAGCGTTTAACtgatcatgttttatttgtactgCAGCTCAATTCAGAGGCTCATGTTCGCAAGCTAGAAGACAGCCTTGCCGAGGCTAACTCAAGGTTAGCTGCACTGGAGAGGGATCAGGCTGAACTGAATGCCATTAAGATCCGCTTGTCAGGTAATCAGTGCATTAAATCAGAGTCAGATGAGTAGAACTAGTTCAGTGATctactttttaaacacaaaagaaccagtctggtaaatatatattttttttataacgaTATCAGTCTACTTACGTGCTTATGAATTTTTTTCTCGTCTTTTATTCCTGTGCAGCCGAGAACAGCGACCTGAGTCGTGAACTGGGGGATGCACAAAGTAAACTCAACCAGATCACACGTATCAGACAGACACTCACAGCTCAAGTGGATGAGCTGAAGAGGCAGGTTGATGAAGAGTCCAAAGTGAGCACAATAGTCCTGTTTTTACCCAAATATGTTAGACTGAGCAGGTTTCAGCATCGCGTCGTTGTCACACTTCTCATGCGTTTCTAGGCACGAAGTGCAGCGGTTGTGGGACTGGCCAATGCTCGCCATGACCTTGACCTAATGAAAGAACAGCttgaggaagagcaggagggCAAAGCCGAGATGCAGAGACTGATTTCCAAGCTCAACTCTGAGGTTACCACATGGAGGACTAAATATGAGACTGATGCCATCCACAAAACTGAAGAGCTTGAGGAAACCAAGTATGCTGAGATCCTTTCCCCTCCTTTCCCTTTCAAGCAGTAGATTGATCGCTTGCTCTCTTTTACAGGCGCAAGCTGACGGTTAGGCTTCAGGAGGCTGAAGAGGCTGCAGAAGCAGCCCAGGCTCGTGCCGCCAGCCTGGACAAGGTTAAACAGCGACTTCAGGGAGAAGTGGAAGATCTAACTATTGACCTGGAGAAGGTATTGGACTGTCACAAACCTGCTTGTGTTTCCTGATGTGCGTTATCAGTCTGTCTGAGCAGTCTGCTATGGTCCCTTTTCCACTATGCAGTctaatgctgctgctgcagcacttgACAAAAAGCAGCGCACCTTCGACAAGATGATTGCTGAGTGGACCCAGAAGTGCGAGGAGCTACAGCTAGAGCTGGACACATCCCAGAAGGAATGTCGCTCTTACATGACAGAGGTGTACAAACTCAAGACCGCCTATGAAGAGTCTCTTGATCATCTGGAAACAGtgaaaaaagacaacaaaaccCTCACCGGTAAGACTGCAGCAAATCAGTGGaatacaaacaaatgaaaaaaacttaCAGTCGTGGGAATTTTAATCTGAGACATAAACCCTAATGGCTGAAGACTGGTGGAATTAGaacttatttttcattaaatgtcataGCTGCTACTCCTGCTTCTTCTACCTAGTTCAGATCCATTTTTTTCTGGGTGTTTTATGTTTGAATCAGACagtatattttctttttgatttcATGTTGTACACATGCAGTGTGTAACCCCTTCATAAAAAGACAATTTCACTTACCTGGTAGCAGTTGTAGTCATGAAAGCCAATGaaaaaacaaagttttttttcaagAGATCAGATACTGGAGATATATTAATGTCTGAATGAATTTTCAGATGAGATCAAAGATCTCGTGGAACAGCTAGGTGAGGGTGGAAAGAGTGTCCATGAGCTTCAAAAGGCCAGAAAGAAGTTGGAGGTTGAAAAAGATGAATTGCATCTTGCTCTGGAAGAGACTGAGGCCTGTCTAGAGGTGAGTGGTCATTTTTATGTGAATTAAAATTATACTGTAAAATATTCGATTTTAATATGCAAGGAATTACTGATGTGATGgggaaaaatatttcattttcatcacTGAAAAAGGTCTTGTGCACACTCTGACATGTTTAGGTCGAAGAAGGAAAGGTTGTTCGTGTTCAATTAGAACTGGCTCAAGTTAAGGCTGATATTGATCGCAGAATTCACGAGAAGGAGGAAGAATTTGAAATAACAAGGTTAGACacgacacattttttttttgctgaaattaAATACATATCTATATCATTAGTGCtatatacaattattattttgcagAAAAAATCACCAGCGTGCTGTGGAGTCTCTTCAAGCCAGCCTGGAGGCAGAGGCCAAAGGTCGTGCTGAGGCACtgaggatgaagaagaaaatGGAGACTGATCTCAATGAAATGGAGATCCAACTGGACCATGCCAACAAAAACAATGCAGAGCTGGTCAAGACCCTCAAGAAACTGCAGCAGCAGATCAAAGTAAGTGTTGTCAGTTATCTGGATCATCAGAAACTTGCTCTCCTGAGCTTACTGAGCTTGCCGTTTCTCTGACTGACAGGATATGCAGGTGCAGATGGACGAGGACACCCGGCAGCATGAGGAACTGCGGGAGCAGTACAGTCTCCAAGAGCGGCGACTCAGCCTGCTCCATACTGAAATAGAGGAAGTACGCAGTGGCCTAGAGGCATCTGAGCGCTCCCGTAAGCTCCTGGAACAGGAATTGGTGGAGATCACTGAGCGTCACAATGAGCTTAATGTGCAGGTAAGTCCTAATGTGTGCGGACATCACAATATCATTCCATGTGAAATCAGTACAAGTCCAATATGATGAATATTCTTGTTTCAGCAAgaatacacatttaacaaattaaaattaCTGAAGGCCTAAGGCCAAGGCTTATTTTATGCTCTTTGATGTGGTTAATACTAATATAGGATTTTACTTTATTCCCTCAGAACCAGACTCTGATCACCATTAAACGAAAACTGGAGACTGACATGACCCGAATTATGAATGAGAATGAAGAGCTGATCAGTGAATTTCGTGCTGCTGATGAAAGAGCTAAGAAAGCCATCACAGATGTAAGTGTCTGGCCATACTTGTGATCTTATGGTAACAATCCATTTTATGCTTGAAAGACCTACAATTTTTATCTCTCATTCAGGCCACTCGTATGGCAGAGGAGCTTCGCCAAGAGCAGGATCATGCTATGCATTTGGAGAAGATAAAGAAGAACAATGAGATCACGATCAAAGATCTGCAGCTCAAGGTCGAGGAGGCAGAACAGCTTGCCCTCAAGGCTGGAAAACGGACTATTCAGAAACTGGAGGCCCGGGTGAGccattctttcttttgttctttctttctttctttcttacatTCTTTCTAACACAAACTTTTAAATGCAAACTCTTGGTGCTCCTAAGATTCGAGAAGTGGAGACTGATCTGGATTCAGAACAGAAACGTCATGTGGAGACGGTGAAAGTCCTGCGCAAGAATGAGCGTCGCTTGAAAGAGCTGATTTTCCAAACCGAGGAGGACCACAAGACTAACCAGCGCATGCAGGAGCTTGTGGAAAAGCTGCAGAGTAAACTCAAGTCTTACAAGAGGCAGATAGAAGAAGCTGTGAGTGTTGGTCAATGCCCCGATAGGCCCATAAATGCATCAGACACATCTCACTATGAAATCATCCTCTGACAATGAACATTTTCTGACATATGTAGGAAGAGCAAGCAAATACAAGCCTGTCCAAGTACAGGAAAACTGTGCATGAGCTGGACGATGCAGAGGAGAGAGCTGGCAATGCAGAAATTGCCCTCAACAAGCTCCGTACAAGGAACCGTGCCTCAGTAGCAAAGGGCTTTACCTCTGTGGAGATAGTTCAGGTCAGCAAGACCTCATCAAAGGGTTCATCAGAGGAGTAGGTCCTCATCCATGTAGCCGGTGAGTGAATGTCCATGAATTGCCATCAGATTTAGAGATCCTCAATGTCTTTCCTCTTGATCAACTAACTATGCGCAATTAATTAACTGCAAAAAAGACATGTTCGAAAAAATGTAAGGTTGAACTGTGATTTCTGCTAAAATAACTGCATCAAACAAGTCTTCTCTTAACTGATGCACCTCTTCCTTTGTCAGGGTGACATGAAAACCAACCCAATCAGTTTTCATCTGGAGTGAATGAGCACAATGAAGAATGCTTTACGGATACAGAAAAGAAGTCTTAAAacatcactgaaaaaaaaagtcttaattcTGTGCATGTCAGTGTCAGTTATTATaaattgtgttttgtctgtTGCACTGTTGCCCAGTATTGCTTTTGTAATCTCTATAACGTCATTCTCAGAGTGGGGAATGATTGGGGGATGCTGCACTCTCATATCAACGATGGAGAGGACACCACAGCATGTCACTCTGCTGCAATCACTCAACCATAGTCTTAATAAAGCATCAGAAATTAAGTTTGcagtatttttctgtttttttttattgagtttttacatatacatttacagcatttgacagaTGCTCTTACCCAGAGCATtatacataagtgctttaaaataggACCTATACCATTCACTTAACAACTCAGTCTACAAAATAGCCCTTTTAATTTTTCAGTATTTCATAAAAACCTAAAAAGGAAAGGTTTTAGCATGTGTCTGAAAGTCTTTAATGACTCAACATTTAGTGGAAGttcaccacctaggagccaagacagagaataGGAGAATAGACTAGATTaggctttcctagtaccttgagagatggtggtaccagtccaGCAGTGCTGGAAGATCGGAGAAGTTGAGGTGCAGAgcaggagtgatgagagatctgaggtaggagggtgtgacccatccttggctttgtagggcTGCATCAGTATTCTAAATCTAATACAGGTAGCTACAGAAAGCCAATGGGGTGGTGTgtgagaatttgggaaggttgaaaacaagttgtACTGCAGCGTTCTGAGAGGAAGGCCAACCCAACCCCAGCAGTCTTGTTTGGAGATGATCTGAGATTGGACAAGTATCAGAGTAGCCTGTGTCAATGTTGTAGAGGATGAATCAACAAGAGCAGGAGAGATTGGTGAGGTGAGACGAGTAGGAGAGGAAATAGCCTGTGGTTACCTGAATGTAAAATTGGGAAATTCtccagggagattttaaggTCCTGTTTAAGGGAGGAATCAGCAGGAATGAATAGCAGTTCAGTTTTGCTGGGGTTGAGGTTCAAATGATGCGCTGCCctccaagatgaaatgtttttgtatGAGTGCACTTGTATCTGATGCCCTCGGTTATGAAACagtcataaaataaattaaaacataatcTGAACAGTTTAAATAGTCCTGACTATGAAGACAATTACTCAACAAGTTACATAATAGATTTAATACAAAGCTAAATCCCCGGAATAATTTGATGGGCTGCTTAGGTTTCTCGCCAAATTAGTGGAAACATACGACCGTGCAATGGACGTATACGTGTGATACCTaataacatacatttaaaatccTTAAAGGAACAAACTTTGACATCATTTAGTGACAAATCCGGTACAACTAGTAGGGCGCGCCATTCTTTGAATGGGCGTAGTAGGATCGGTCTGGCTGGCGGGAGCTGGGAGGGGCCACGCCTTCGGCTCCTTTCAGCTGCGCATGCGCGCTCGACGCTGCGATTTCCTGGATTCCTTGACAGAGCGAAACGTTGGCCAGCTAGCCGTCGGAGTGGATTCGTGTCGACTGTCCAGAGTCCGCGAATTCAAGTCCGCCCTCCCCACCCATCCCCGCAGAGGAAAGCGAGCGGATTCCGCGCACAGGTAGAGTTTTTACGGGCACTCGGGCTGCCTGGAGGCTGACGCGCTAATGGCAGTGCTATGCCTCCTGCCAACAGCAGGGAG
Protein-coding regions in this window:
- the LOC114794175 gene encoding myosin-16-like, whose product is MPGAYKGECGDDVDPMPFLAPSEKEKLEAMNKPYDIKKSCWIKDDKEAFIAGEIQSDDGDKVTAKTIKNVTVTVKKDDIQQMNPPKFYQANDMANLTFLNEASVLDNLRGRYVKMRIYTYSGLFCVTVNPYKWLPIYGAKVANLYKGKKRNEVPPHLFSISDNAYHDMMMEHENQSMLITGESGAGKTENTKKVIQYFANVGATGAKQAPDSKGSLEDQIIQANPVLEAFGNAKTTRNNNSSRFGKFIRIHFGPTAKLAGADIESYLLEKSRVISQQAAERGYHIFYQLLSAKKPELIEALLLTPDPKQYTWVCQGVTVVDNMDDGEELLLTDMAFDVLGFTPEEKMSVYKLTGGIMHFGNMKFKQKPREEQADVETTEVADKVAHLMAINSGDLQKGITRPRVKVGNEFVTKGQNQDQCIYSIGALAKAIYDRMFKWMVHRINKSLDTKMQRQYFIGVLDIAGFEIFEFNSFEQLCINFTNEKLQQFFNHHMFVLEQEEYKKEGIDWVFIDFGLDLQACIELLEKPMGIFSILEEQCVFPKATDATFKAALYDNHLGKSGNFLKPKGGKKGPEAHFELVHYAGTVGYNIAGWLEKNKDPLNETVVGLFQKSSMPLLATLFKEEEAAAGSKKQKKGASFQTVSAFYREQLNKLMSTLRSTAPHFVRCIVPNEFKQSGVCDNFLILHQLACNGVLEGIRICRKGFPNRLQYPEFKQRYYILNPNIIPKGFVDNKKASELILGSISLDNSEYRIGHTKVFFRAGVLAKLEDMRDERLAKIMTMLQARLRGFLMRIEFKKMLERRIALIAIQRNVRKFLQLRYWGWWKLYTKVKPLLHVARQEDELKAKEEELRVALEKTGEMVEKLKELEAKLATLSQEKNDLALALSAEQDTTADAEERCAQLMKQKLSMEEEIQDMKERLEEEEGSSNQLSAQKRKLEAELIDLKRDLEGLESTLAKTEKEKQVLDNRVRILNGDLNQRDDTIAKINKEKKALEELQQKTLDDLQNEEDKVNHLTKTNSKLTTQLNEMEDNWEQEKKIRAEVEKARRKAEGDLKMTIENLNEMERSKIDLEEVVKKRDLEINHMNAKLEDEQSLSTTLQRKLKEHQARIEELEEELEAERAIRAKVEKQRADLSRDLEDLGDRLEEAGGATVAQIEQNKKREAELLKLRRELEESALQSEATASALRKKHSDSMAEMAEHMENLQRVRIKLEKDKQVMKAEIDDLNATIESVQKAKLNSEAHVRKLEDSLAEANSRLAALERDQAELNAIKIRLSAENSDLSRELGDAQSKLNQITRIRQTLTAQVDELKRQVDEESKARSAAVVGLANARHDLDLMKEQLEEEQEGKAEMQRLISKLNSEVTTWRTKYETDAIHKTEELEETKRKLTVRLQEAEEAAEAAQARAASLDKVKQRLQGEVEDLTIDLEKSNAAAAALDKKQRTFDKMIAEWTQKCEELQLELDTSQKECRSYMTEVYKLKTAYEESLDHLETVKKDNKTLTDEIKDLVEQLGEGGKSVHELQKARKKLEVEKDELHLALEETEACLEVEEGKVVRVQLELAQVKADIDRRIHEKEEEFEITRKNHQRAVESLQASLEAEAKGRAEALRMKKKMETDLNEMEIQLDHANKNNAELVKTLKKLQQQIKDMQVQMDEDTRQHEELREQYSLQERRLSLLHTEIEEVRSGLEASERSRKLLEQELVEITERHNELNVQNQTLITIKRKLETDMTRIMNENEELISEFRAADERAKKAITDATRMAEELRQEQDHAMHLEKIKKNNEITIKDLQLKVEEAEQLALKAGKRTIQKLEARIREVETDLDSEQKRHVETVKVLRKNERRLKELIFQTEEDHKTNQRMQELVEKLQSKLKSYKRQIEEAEEQANTSLSKYRKTVHELDDAEERAGNAEIALNKLRTRNRASVAKGFTSVEIVQVSKTSSKGSSEE